GTCGAATAGACGCGTCTCGGTCGTCACTGCTTCGGATTCGGCTTCAGGGTCGACTCCGACACCACCCGCATGCCCCTGATCGGGGCGCGTGAGACGGCCAGCTACGGCGGTCGCTCGAGCCCGAACCGATCGTCCGTCCGCGTGTACAGACTCCCCGCCAACCGACCGACCGCGTCGACGTCGTTTACGTCGATCTTCCCCTCAGTGGTCACAGATTCTTCCAGGTGGACGTACCGGACGTCGCCTAGCACGAGCGTCGACCCGCCGATATCGAGCAGATCCCGCAGCGTACACTCGAAGGCGATCTTCGCGTCGGCGACTCGAGGCGCATCGACCACGCTCGAGGCGGCGCGGTCGATCTCCGCGTGGTCGAACTCGCTTTCGCCCGCTGGCAAACTCGCACTGGTCTCGTTCATCCTTTCTTCGAGGCCGTCGGTGACGATATTGACGACGAACTCGCCCGATTCGCGGGCGTTTCGCGGCGTGTCCTTGAGTCCCTCCGCGCCGTCCACGGGGGCGAACAGCAGGACCGGCGGCTCGACCGAGGCGACGGTGAAGAAGCTGTACGGCGCGAGATTGTCGACGCCGTCGACGCTGCGGGTACTTACCCACGCGATGGGGCGCGGGACGACCGCACTCGAGAGCACGCGATAGAGCGATCCCGAGTGAGTCTCAGGGTCGATCTCGAGGGGAGCGTTGCGGTCGTTCGATTCGGTGCTGTCGTCGGTCTCGTTCAGTTCGGGCTCGTCTCTCCCAGGTGAGTCTGTCATGTGAATGGCTGTCTGTTTGGCGCCCGCACCGAAACTGCTAACGTCGTGTTAGCTGGTTCGGACCCGAACTGCTAAAGCGATTCGTGCCGTAGCCAGACCAGATTCAGTCGATGTCTTCCCAACAGCCGCACTCGCAGGAGGAACAGTCCCCGTCCCGCGACGACCAGCCCAACGCCTGCCCCGTCATCGAGTCGCTCGAGCAGATCGGCTCCCAGTGGCGACTGGCCGTCCTCCACGAACTCCTCTCCGGCGAACAGCGGTTCAACGAACTCAAGCGCTCGACCGACGCGAACGCGCGCACCCTCTCGCGCGTGCTCGACGACCTCGGCGAGATGGGCTTTGTCGAACGCCGGATCGAGGAGGACGCTCCCATCGCAACGTACTACAGTCTGACGGCGAAGGGACGGTCCCTCGAGCCCGTCTTCGACGAAATTGAGTGCTGGGCCGGGAGCTGGCTCGAGGACTGCGAGGTCTGAGTTCGCCCTCGTCTCTCTTTCTCTCTCGCGCGATAGCTGGGAGCGGCGAACCGTTCTCGAGCCAGCACATACTTGGCCGCTGAACACTTCTCTCTGGCATGTCCGATCGTCGCCTAACTGATCGAGGAAGCGGAACGCTTTCTCGGCGCAGCTTCGTTGCTGGCGGGCTTCTCGTTGGCCTCGGTGGGGCGATGATCGTCGGCGACTCGTATGCGTTCTCTCAGACTCGAGCGAGCCGTGTTACCAGTGTTTCGACGGCGAACGACGAGGCTGGACTACTCGGTGTCGCTCAGGCTTCGAGCCTCGAGGCCGGGAGCAGTGACCAGCCACTCGCGACGGTGACCAACAATACGGCGACCACGTTGACGGTCTCGGTAACACTCGTCGACCCGTCTCAGGGAACTGTTACCCCGTCGACTCAGTCGCTCGCGAGCGGTGTCTCGAACACGGTCTCGGTATCGGTGGCGGAGGGGAGTGCGACCGGGACGAACGCACTGCCATTCGAAATTACTGCAACCGATGGCGACGGCATTTCGATCGCCCTCACTCGGGCGGTCGACGTCGATGCAGGGTCGTCTCTGGTTCGATCGGTCAGCGACCGGTCACAGAACAATAACGCTGAGTATCGGGTTACCTATCAGGTCAACGGCGTCAGCGATTTCGACAGTATCAGCGTCACGTTCGAAAATCTCGATCTGGGCTGGGTCGATACCGTTACCGAATCACGGACCGCGACTGAGGGAGTAATCGAGTACGATCGAGGCGGGGCCGGAAACAGCGAGTACCGGATTACGTTCGACGTGTACGATTCGACCGGGTCGGTCGTACTCACAGAGTCGGTTACAGACGTCGCCGACGGTAACGAACCGCCGGGGAATCAACAGCCGACCGATCCGGATGGGCCACGACTCGAGTCGTTCACCGTCACCGACGAGACCCTGAACAACAACACCGACTATGCGGTCGCATACGAGGTATCCAGGCCGGACCGGTTCGAGGAGGTCCGCGTGACGTTTACGAACACCGAACCGAACAAGGGGTGGGCGACGAGAGAAGAAGCGACCGATGCGTTCCCGACGGGAACGGTCACGTACAGACAGGGCGGGACGGAGGGGGACACGTACGAGATCACCGTCGATATCGTCAAT
Above is a window of Natronorubrum tibetense GA33 DNA encoding:
- a CDS encoding winged helix-turn-helix transcriptional regulator: MSSQQPHSQEEQSPSRDDQPNACPVIESLEQIGSQWRLAVLHELLSGEQRFNELKRSTDANARTLSRVLDDLGEMGFVERRIEEDAPIATYYSLTAKGRSLEPVFDEIECWAGSWLEDCEV
- a CDS encoding flavin reductase family protein; protein product: MTDSPGRDEPELNETDDSTESNDRNAPLEIDPETHSGSLYRVLSSAVVPRPIAWVSTRSVDGVDNLAPYSFFTVASVEPPVLLFAPVDGAEGLKDTPRNARESGEFVVNIVTDGLEERMNETSASLPAGESEFDHAEIDRAASSVVDAPRVADAKIAFECTLRDLLDIGGSTLVLGDVRYVHLEESVTTEGKIDVNDVDAVGRLAGSLYTRTDDRFGLERPP